The DNA region AGGGGAGATTATCTTTAAAAATGTTTCTTTTAAATATAAAGATGAGTATGTATTAAAAAATATAAGTTTTCATGTAAAGCCAGGAGAAACTCTTGCCATAATGGGACTTACGGGATCTGGTAAAACCACCATAGTAAATCTCATTGGAAGATTTTACGAGCCTTGGGAAGGAGAAATATTAATTGATGGGGTAGATATTAGAAAGATTGATCTCAAAACTTTAAGGGAAAATATAGCTTATGTACCTCAAGATGTTTTTCTTTTTTCCGATACTGTTAGGGAAAATATTAAGCTTGGTAAAGAAGTGGAAGAAAATGTAATAAAAAAAGCTTTAAGGGATGCAAGGGCACTTCAGTTTGTAAAAAACCTTCCTGAAGGTCTTGAAACCATAGTCGGAGAGAGAGGATTAGGACTTTCAGGAGGTCAAAAACAAAGATTAACTATTACAAGGGCTCTTGTAAGAGCTTTAATTGGATCTGCAAAAATTCTTATTCTTGATGATGTAACATCAGCCCTTGATATGGAGACAGAACTTTATATTCAAAAAGCTCTTGAAAAGTACCATCTTACAAAAATTATCATAGCTCACCGAGTTTCTTCAGTCAAAAATGCTGATGAGATTATCCTCCTTGATAATGGAGAAGTTGTGGAGAGAGGAACTCATGAATATCTTTTGTCTCTTAAGGGAAGATATTATGAGATATATCAGGAACAATATGGAAAATATGTATTCATGGAGGAGACTGTATAAATGCCATATAGTTTGAGAGAGGATGAAAAGTTAGAGGAAAAAATAAGTATTGATATCTTAAGAAGACTCTTTAGATATTTAAAGCCCTATAAAAAGGAGATATTAATTGTACTTTTTTTCATCTTCGTAGTTATGACTGTAGATCTTGCGAATCCTTATCTTATGAAGATTGCTATTGATAGATTTATAAAGAATAAAGATCCAAAGGGGCTTATTACTGTAGGATTTATAGTGCTTCTTTTGAATTTAATATCAGCCCTTTGTGCTAAGAAGCGAACAGAAAGGATAGCAAAAATAACCCATAGGATAATTTTAAATATTAGACAGGATCTTTTTAATCATGTTCAAAAGCTTTCTTTTGCCTTTTTTGATGAAAGACCTGTAGGAAAGATACTTGCAAGGATTATAGGGGATGTAAATTCATTGACTAATCTCTTCAACATGAGTGTGACTAACCTTATTCCTGACACTTTCACCATAATTGCCACTGCAACTATCATGTTTTATCTTAATGCCAAGCTTGCCTCTTATGGACTTTTGATGTTTCCTTTTCTTTTAATCACTCTTTTCTCTATTCAAACCATAAGCAGAAGGAGATGGCAATTAGTAAGAAAGAAGAACTCTACTTTGAATGCTTTTACTCATGAAAACTATTCAGGAATAAGAATAATAAAGTATTTTAATGCAGAGAATTATAGGAAGAATATTTTTACTGAGCTTGCTTGGGATGTAAGGCAGGCTTTTGTAAGGGCAGTAAGAATTAACGACCTTTTCTGGCCCATGGTAGAATTTTCTTGGGGGGTAGGATCCATAATTACTTTCTATTTTGGGATAAAAATGATAAAGTCAGGAAGTATTACTGTTGGTCTCCTTATAGCTTTTTCCAATTATATTGCCATGTTCTGGAGGCCTATTATGAATCTTAGCAATTTTTATAACAATTTAGTTACTAGTATGGCAAGTGCAGAGAGAATCTTTGAAATCATGGACATTAATCCTAATATTGTGGAGGATGAAGAGGCTGTAGAGCTGGATATAAAAGGAGAGGTGGAATTTAAAAATGTATCTTTTTCTTATGATGGAAAGAAAAAAGTTCTTGAAAAGGTGAGCTTTAAAGTATATCCAGGAGAAAGAATTGCTCTTGTGGGGCATACAGGTGCTGGGAAAACTACTATAGTGAATCTTATTTGCAGATTTTACGATCCTGATGAGGGTGAGATATTAATTGATGGGGTGGATATTAGAAAGATAAAACTTGAGAGTTTGCGAAGGCAACTTGCAGTAATGTTTCAGGATACTTTTCTCTTTTCAGGAAGTATAATGGAAAATATAAGGTATGGAAGACTTTCTGCTTCAGATGAAGAAGTAATCAATACCGCGAGGGAGGTCTATGCTCACGATTTTGTAGTGTCCTTAGAAAAGGGCTACGATACAAGAGTGCAAGAGAGGGGACTTAGACTTTCCACAGGACAAAGGCAACTTGTTTCCCTTGCAAGAACTCTTATTGCAAACCCCAAAATTCTCATTCTTGACGAGGCTACCGCAAGTATTGATACCCATACAGAGAGACTTCTTCAGAAAGGAATTGAGAAACTACTACAGGGAAGAACATCCTTTATTATTGCTCATAGACTTTCTACCATTCAAAATGCTGATAGAATTTTTGTCATAGAAAACGGAAAAATAGTGGAAGAGGGAAATCATGAAGAACTTATGAAAAAGAGAGGCATTTACTATAACATGTTTATATCTCAATTTAAGCTTTGGAGTGAAGAGAAGGAAATTGTCTCTTAAAAAAAATAAAACCCCCTGAGAGGGGGGACTCAGGGGGAGGGGGTGAGAGGGGGAGGTGTCTTTGCTTACTTATTTATTTTTTACACTTTTTTAGACTTTCAAACTTTATTTTTTATTCCAAACTTTTTTATTTTTTCCTTTTATATTTCCGTCAACTTTCGTTAAGTAAGATATCAAATATTAATAGGGGTGTCAATAAATTGGAGTTAAAGTTATATTAAATATTTTAAAAAATTGTTAACAACTATAAATTAAGACCCATAAGCTGTAGAATTAATACAATCTGACCCGCATGATAACAATCATGGCTTATTATACCATAAAGATTGTCCTCTAAAGTTCCGTATTCGCCTAAACTTTTGTCCAGATCTTCATCGGTTTTGCCCTTTAAAATTTCTATAAGCTTATTATGAACTTCTTCCAATTTTTTAACAGTGTTTTTCCAAGCCTCCTCCGAGGTATCATCAGGGGTTTTAAAATCATCCTCAGATGGAATTT from Dictyoglomus turgidum DSM 6724 includes:
- a CDS encoding ABC transporter ATP-binding protein — encoded protein: MPYSLREDEKLEEKISIDILRRLFRYLKPYKKEILIVLFFIFVVMTVDLANPYLMKIAIDRFIKNKDPKGLITVGFIVLLLNLISALCAKKRTERIAKITHRIILNIRQDLFNHVQKLSFAFFDERPVGKILARIIGDVNSLTNLFNMSVTNLIPDTFTIIATATIMFYLNAKLASYGLLMFPFLLITLFSIQTISRRRWQLVRKKNSTLNAFTHENYSGIRIIKYFNAENYRKNIFTELAWDVRQAFVRAVRINDLFWPMVEFSWGVGSIITFYFGIKMIKSGSITVGLLIAFSNYIAMFWRPIMNLSNFYNNLVTSMASAERIFEIMDINPNIVEDEEAVELDIKGEVEFKNVSFSYDGKKKVLEKVSFKVYPGERIALVGHTGAGKTTIVNLICRFYDPDEGEILIDGVDIRKIKLESLRRQLAVMFQDTFLFSGSIMENIRYGRLSASDEEVINTAREVYAHDFVVSLEKGYDTRVQERGLRLSTGQRQLVSLARTLIANPKILILDEATASIDTHTERLLQKGIEKLLQGRTSFIIAHRLSTIQNADRIFVIENGKIVEEGNHEELMKKRGIYYNMFISQFKLWSEEKEIVS
- a CDS encoding DinB family protein — its product is MHSIWEIVNHLIFGKEYLINILEGKEIPSEDDFKTPDDTSEEAWKNTVKKLEEVHNKLIEILKGKTDEDLDKSLGEYGTLEDNLYGIISHDCYHAGQIVLILQLMGLNL